In one window of Mytilus trossulus isolate FHL-02 chromosome 7, PNRI_Mtr1.1.1.hap1, whole genome shotgun sequence DNA:
- the LOC134725376 gene encoding thioredoxin domain-containing protein 15-like isoform X1 gives MDNLYFARKKYRYYSIIYMLMLIQTVYSENLQNDQTDVKPEILQNNEESGSILTVDVGQGVDKNHIDTEGGNPDLSQNEDITQKNEDTSEELKEKESGSSFSFGNILKSFVDPIFEESEKKHNLDPEKENVTAVKNESVVQNETSIGILEIPLIDRDLNRTEKKTKFQCISRNMTLENITSEVQIINNTRLLQILNFEQNDTLSDCVLVMFYAPWCRFCSKVAPSYNALARAFPELDVVAVDAAHFSNLNARFGTVSVPNILLFHQSRAVVRFNQTEKKFDNLVSFVKNHTGMEPEMSVNVTDDDYTRPLPSVPADETDYLLWISWLFVVIFVSVVFVRSSYGQLYINKVKILWQEHQHIE, from the exons ATGGACAACTTATATTTTGCCAGGAAAAAATACAGATATTACA gtattatttatatgttgatGTTGATACAGACAGTTTATTCAGAAAATTTgcaaaatgaccaaacagaTGTTAAACCAGAAATTCTACAAAATAACGAGGAAAGTGGAAGCATATTAACAGTTGATGTTGGACAGGGGGTTGATAAGAATCACATCGATACAGAAGGAGGTAATCCTGATCTTTCTCAAAATGAGGATATTACACAGAAAAATGAAGATACCAGCGAAGAATTAAAGGAAAAGGAATCTGGAAGTTCTTTTTCATTTGGGAATATATTGAAAAGTTTTGTAGATCCAATATTTGaggaatctgaaaaaaaacataacttgGATCCAGAGAAAGAAAATGTGACAGCCGTTAAAAATGAAAGCGTAGTACAAAATGAAACAAGTATTGGCATTTTAGAAATCCCATTGATAGACAGAGACTTGAATCGAACtgagaaaaagacaaaatttcaaTGCATCAGTAGAAATATGACACTTGAAAATATCACATCAGAagttcaaattataaataacacaaGACTTTTgcagattttaaattttgaacagaATGACACATTGTCAGACTGTGTTTTGGTTATGTTTTATGCACCATGGTGTAGATTCTGTTCCAAAGTAGCACCTAGTTATAATGCTCTAGCTAGAGCCTTTCCAGAGTTAGATGTTGTGGCAGTTGATGCAGCTCATTTTAGCAA CTTGAATGCCAGATTTGGAACAGTTTCTGTACCAAATATACTTCTGTTTCATCAATCCAGAGCTGTTGTTAGATTCAACCAAACAGAGAAAAAATTTGATAATCTGGTTTCCtttgttaaaaatcatacag GGATGGAACCAGAAATGTCTGTCAACGTTACAGATGATGACTATACCAGACCACTACCAAGTGTACCTGCCGACGAAACAGATTATTTATTGTGGATTTCATGGTTAtttgttgtaatttttgtaTCTGTTGTATTTGTAAGATCTTCATACGGACAGCTTTACATTAACAAAGTTAAAATATTATGGCAGGAGCATCAGCACATAGAGTGA
- the LOC134725377 gene encoding very long chain fatty acid elongase 6-like, with the protein MGAHNYSYVFDFEEQFNENEFNRYMREHWSDSFIYSAVYLIIIFGGKHVMSNRRRFDLRPYLATWSGGLAIFSIFGAIRTVPEIISAIKNHSLEYSICVPSYFEGVTSFWCFLFTVSKVLELGDTLFIVLRKQPLIFLHWFHHITVLIYVWYTYPQKMASGRWFMTMNYTVHSIMYSYYALRAMRVNIPKWVNMGITFLQLLQMIMGLLINILAYRVLDQGSYCAHSYTNIRYSVLMYCSYFVLFAHFFYTTYVVQKPKQHVKEQ; encoded by the coding sequence ATGGGTGCACATAATTATTCgtatgtatttgattttgaggaacaatttaatgaaaatgaatttaatcGATATATGAGAGAACATTGGTCGGACAGCTTTATATATTCAGCAGTCTATctgataattatttttggagGAAAGCATGTCATGTCAAACCGCCGGCGATTTGACCTTAGACCCTACCTGGCGACATGGAGTGGAGGACTAGcgattttcagtatttttggaGCCATTAGGACAGTTCCTGAAATTATATCTGCCATTAAAAATCATAGTCTTGAATATTCCATTTGTGTGCCGTCTTATTTCGAAGGAGTTACTAGCTTTTGGTGTTTTCTATTCACCGTATCTAAGGTGTTGGAACTAGGTGACACTTTGTTTATAGTGCTAAGAAAACAGCCATTGATCTTCCTCCACTGGTTTCATCACATCACTGTCCTAATATATGTTTGGTACACCTATCCGCAGAAAATGGCTTCTGGAAGATGGTTCATGACCATGAATTATACAGTCCATTCCATCATGTATTCTTACTATGCATTAAGAGCCATGAGAGTCAATATCCCAAAATGGGTCAATATGGGAATAACATTCCTTCAACTTCTGCAAATGATCATGGGCTTACTTATTAACATTTTAGCGTACAGGGTATTGGACCAAGGATCCTATTGTGCACACAGTTACACTAATATACGCTATAGTGTATTAATGTACTGCAGTTACTTTGTTCTCTTTGCTCATTTCTTCTATACAACATATGTTGTACAAAAGCCAAAACAGCATGTGAAGGAGCAGTAA
- the LOC134725375 gene encoding very long chain fatty acid elongase 1-like produces MALTVAGVQKFLDVTVSLPSFPLFCIYLVMIMLSPVWQRVTSPMQIRPLMIIHNFACCFISIYCLLGFLYSIMLSESTFQLGPQPYLLPYYKMYWITKVIELLDTVFMILRHRRRQISFLHVYHHSSMLLLADSCYRLYPWPAMSVYFAVNSFIHVILYLYYGLTALFPDKSIPWKRNITQLQILQFLTLFVHATFGYVYHNYCVYGLLYGITMTTLFSNFYYAAYVKSKPEKLRKCE; encoded by the exons ATGGCATTAACAGTTGCAGGTGTCCAGAAATTCCTAGACGTCACAGTCTCACTACCGTCTTTCCCACTATTCTGTATATACCTCGTAATGATTATGTTATCTCCAGTATGGCAAAGAGTTACCTCCCCTATGCAAATCCGACCT tTGATGATAATCCATAACTTTGCCTGCTGTTTTATATCCATATACTGTTTACTGGGATTCTTGTACAGTATAATGTTGAGTGAATCAACGTTCCAACTTGGGCCACAACCATATTTACTGCCATATTACAAGATGTACTGGATTACGAAAGTCATTGAATTACTCGACACAGTTTTCATGATACTACGTCACAGAAGACGTCAGATTAGCTTCCTACATGTTTACCACCATAGTTCCATGTTACTGCTTGCAGATTCTTGCTACCGACTATATCCATGGCCAGCTATGTCCGTATACTTTGCAGTCAAttcatttatacatgttatattgtaTCTGTATTATGGTCTAACTGCTTTATTCCCAGACAAATCTATTCCGTGGAAAAGGAATATTACGCAGttacaaattttgcaatttttaactttgtttgtACATGCAACTTTTGGATATGTGTACCATAATTATTGTGTTTATGGTTTGTTGTATGGAATAACTATGacaacattattttcaaatttttactaTGCTGCCTATGTAAAATCAAAACCAGAAAAATTACGTAAATGTGAATAA
- the LOC134725376 gene encoding thioredoxin domain-containing protein 15-like isoform X2: MTSKEGFIWGIIYMLMLIQTVYSENLQNDQTDVKPEILQNNEESGSILTVDVGQGVDKNHIDTEGGNPDLSQNEDITQKNEDTSEELKEKESGSSFSFGNILKSFVDPIFEESEKKHNLDPEKENVTAVKNESVVQNETSIGILEIPLIDRDLNRTEKKTKFQCISRNMTLENITSEVQIINNTRLLQILNFEQNDTLSDCVLVMFYAPWCRFCSKVAPSYNALARAFPELDVVAVDAAHFSNLNARFGTVSVPNILLFHQSRAVVRFNQTEKKFDNLVSFVKNHTGMEPEMSVNVTDDDYTRPLPSVPADETDYLLWISWLFVVIFVSVVFVRSSYGQLYINKVKILWQEHQHIE, from the exons ATGACATCAAAAGAAGGTTTTATTTGGG gtattatttatatgttgatGTTGATACAGACAGTTTATTCAGAAAATTTgcaaaatgaccaaacagaTGTTAAACCAGAAATTCTACAAAATAACGAGGAAAGTGGAAGCATATTAACAGTTGATGTTGGACAGGGGGTTGATAAGAATCACATCGATACAGAAGGAGGTAATCCTGATCTTTCTCAAAATGAGGATATTACACAGAAAAATGAAGATACCAGCGAAGAATTAAAGGAAAAGGAATCTGGAAGTTCTTTTTCATTTGGGAATATATTGAAAAGTTTTGTAGATCCAATATTTGaggaatctgaaaaaaaacataacttgGATCCAGAGAAAGAAAATGTGACAGCCGTTAAAAATGAAAGCGTAGTACAAAATGAAACAAGTATTGGCATTTTAGAAATCCCATTGATAGACAGAGACTTGAATCGAACtgagaaaaagacaaaatttcaaTGCATCAGTAGAAATATGACACTTGAAAATATCACATCAGAagttcaaattataaataacacaaGACTTTTgcagattttaaattttgaacagaATGACACATTGTCAGACTGTGTTTTGGTTATGTTTTATGCACCATGGTGTAGATTCTGTTCCAAAGTAGCACCTAGTTATAATGCTCTAGCTAGAGCCTTTCCAGAGTTAGATGTTGTGGCAGTTGATGCAGCTCATTTTAGCAA CTTGAATGCCAGATTTGGAACAGTTTCTGTACCAAATATACTTCTGTTTCATCAATCCAGAGCTGTTGTTAGATTCAACCAAACAGAGAAAAAATTTGATAATCTGGTTTCCtttgttaaaaatcatacag GGATGGAACCAGAAATGTCTGTCAACGTTACAGATGATGACTATACCAGACCACTACCAAGTGTACCTGCCGACGAAACAGATTATTTATTGTGGATTTCATGGTTAtttgttgtaatttttgtaTCTGTTGTATTTGTAAGATCTTCATACGGACAGCTTTACATTAACAAAGTTAAAATATTATGGCAGGAGCATCAGCACATAGAGTGA
- the LOC134725376 gene encoding thioredoxin domain-containing protein 15-like isoform X3, translated as MLMLIQTVYSENLQNDQTDVKPEILQNNEESGSILTVDVGQGVDKNHIDTEGGNPDLSQNEDITQKNEDTSEELKEKESGSSFSFGNILKSFVDPIFEESEKKHNLDPEKENVTAVKNESVVQNETSIGILEIPLIDRDLNRTEKKTKFQCISRNMTLENITSEVQIINNTRLLQILNFEQNDTLSDCVLVMFYAPWCRFCSKVAPSYNALARAFPELDVVAVDAAHFSNLNARFGTVSVPNILLFHQSRAVVRFNQTEKKFDNLVSFVKNHTGMEPEMSVNVTDDDYTRPLPSVPADETDYLLWISWLFVVIFVSVVFVRSSYGQLYINKVKILWQEHQHIE; from the exons atgttgatGTTGATACAGACAGTTTATTCAGAAAATTTgcaaaatgaccaaacagaTGTTAAACCAGAAATTCTACAAAATAACGAGGAAAGTGGAAGCATATTAACAGTTGATGTTGGACAGGGGGTTGATAAGAATCACATCGATACAGAAGGAGGTAATCCTGATCTTTCTCAAAATGAGGATATTACACAGAAAAATGAAGATACCAGCGAAGAATTAAAGGAAAAGGAATCTGGAAGTTCTTTTTCATTTGGGAATATATTGAAAAGTTTTGTAGATCCAATATTTGaggaatctgaaaaaaaacataacttgGATCCAGAGAAAGAAAATGTGACAGCCGTTAAAAATGAAAGCGTAGTACAAAATGAAACAAGTATTGGCATTTTAGAAATCCCATTGATAGACAGAGACTTGAATCGAACtgagaaaaagacaaaatttcaaTGCATCAGTAGAAATATGACACTTGAAAATATCACATCAGAagttcaaattataaataacacaaGACTTTTgcagattttaaattttgaacagaATGACACATTGTCAGACTGTGTTTTGGTTATGTTTTATGCACCATGGTGTAGATTCTGTTCCAAAGTAGCACCTAGTTATAATGCTCTAGCTAGAGCCTTTCCAGAGTTAGATGTTGTGGCAGTTGATGCAGCTCATTTTAGCAA CTTGAATGCCAGATTTGGAACAGTTTCTGTACCAAATATACTTCTGTTTCATCAATCCAGAGCTGTTGTTAGATTCAACCAAACAGAGAAAAAATTTGATAATCTGGTTTCCtttgttaaaaatcatacag GGATGGAACCAGAAATGTCTGTCAACGTTACAGATGATGACTATACCAGACCACTACCAAGTGTACCTGCCGACGAAACAGATTATTTATTGTGGATTTCATGGTTAtttgttgtaatttttgtaTCTGTTGTATTTGTAAGATCTTCATACGGACAGCTTTACATTAACAAAGTTAAAATATTATGGCAGGAGCATCAGCACATAGAGTGA